The DNA window CAAGCGCCGCAACGGCGACCTGGAGGAGGCGCTGGAGCTCATCCGGGAGACGCACGCCCGGCTGATGAAGCTGTACGGGCCGGACAACCCCGACACCATGGCCGCCACCGTCGCGCTCAGCAACACGTTACGCCAGGCGAACGAGCCCCAGGAGGCCATGAAGATGGCGCGCGACGCCCTGCCGCGCTATCAGCGGGCCTTCGGCCCCGAACATCCGTTCACCTACGGCTGCATGGTCAACGTGGCGCTCCTCTACCGGCTGCGCGGCGACGCCCGGCGGGCGAAGGAGCTCGACGAGCAGGCCCGCGACGGGTTGCTCGCCAAGGTCGGCCCCGACCACGCCTACACCTTCAGCGCCACCATCAACCTGGCGAACGACCTCGCGGCGCTGGGCGACGCGACGGGCGCGCGGGCGCTGGGCGCGGAGGTCCTGGAGCAGATCGCGGCCTTCTACGGCTTCGACAACCTGCTCTACCTGGCCGCCGCCGTCAACCTGTCCATCGACATGCGGGCGAGCGGTGAGGCCGAGGAGGGCAGGAAGCTGTACGACACCACGGTCGCCGCCTACGAGCGGCTGCTCCCGCCCGGCCACCCGGAGAGGACGTTCGCGAAGAAGGGCGAGCGGTTCAACTGGGACTTCGACCCGTTCAGCCTGTAGCGCCCGGTCCGGCGGCGCGCGCCAGCCAGGCCGCCCGGTGGGTTTCGGCCTCCTGGCGTGCGACGCGCAGCGCCTCGGCCGGCACCGGCTCGTCCTGCCAGGCGGCGAGCGTGCGCCGCATGCCGGTGAGGAAACGCCGCCCGGTGCCGGTGAGCCGCCCGCTGTCCAGGAGCACGCCGGTCACCTCGTACGCCGACCGTCGCCAGCGGGCGAACTCGACGTGCGGCCGCAGGTCCGGCTCCGCCGCCCGCTGCCGCCGCCAGAAGCCGCTCACCCCCAGGTACGCGTACGCGCCCTGGAGGAGGCCGGCCAGGGGCCGCGGGTCCGGCCGCCAGGGCGCGTAGTAGCGGCCCTCGTCGGGCTCCAGGAGCCGGACCACGTCCAGGACCGCGCCGAGCTTGGCGTGCTGGATCTCGTGGGCGATCGTCGAGGCCAGCCACCGGCCGTCGGGCGGCGTGGACATGGCGATCGTGCCGAACCGGTCGCCGGTCGTGGCGCTGTCCATGCCCCAGTCCGGGCCTTTGATCGGGGTGAGGACGCGGACGATCTCGCGGGTCTCCGCCGCGGTCGTCCAGTGCTGCCGCAGCAGCAGGTCCCAGGCCGAGGCCAGGCTCGTCCGCCAGGCGCGCAGCTCGTCGTCCGGCAGGCGGCCCTCGATCACCGTCGCGGCGGACCAGCGGGCCGGGTCGAGGTCGTCCAGCAGGAGGTCGAGGTCGCCGGCGGTGAGGCGGCGCAGCGGACGCCAATGGGGCTGCTCGCGCCCGTCCGGGCGCAGGATCAGGCCCTCGCCCTCCACCTGCCCGTCGGCGTGCACCCGCAGGTCGGCGGACTCCGGCCCGCCCGGAGGGAGCACGACCTGGCCCAGGGACGGCAGGGTGATCACGCCGCCCGGCGCGGGCACCTCGGCCCGGCAGGGCAGCCCGGCCTTGAGCGCGGCGACCAGCGCCACAGCCCCGAGCTGCGCCGGGCCCAGGGGGAGGCGGGCGGCGTCGTCCAGGGCCCGGACCGTGGCGTGGAGCCAGGCTCCCACGGACGGGTGGCCGAGCACGTCACGCACCGCCGCCGGCTGTTTCCGCTCGGCCTCGGCGAGCAGCTCGTACGCGTGCTCGGCCGCCTCCGCCTGCGGATGCCGGGTCTCGGCGGCCAGCCGCACCATCAGCAGCGTCAGCAGCTTGAGCTTGCTCCGCTCGGCGGCCACCAGGTGCCGGGCGCCCACCGCGCCGCCCCCTCCGCCGGCGAGCCGGTCCAGAACGTCGCCGGGCAGCCGGTGTTGCCTTGGTCGCATCGGAGTCCTTTCAGCGCGCGGCCCTGCGGAGATCGCCGACGAGGCGGGAGCGGATGTGCCCGATCAGGTGGTAGAGGTCGGGGCAGTAGACCGAGGGGTTGCGGAAGCCGGCGCCCGGCCGGTAGCGGTGCGGGTAGAGCCCGGCCCCGCACACCCTTCCGAAGCGGCAGGCGACGCAGGTGTCGCTCAGCGCGTCCCTGCCGAGCTGCCTGGCGATCATCCCCGGATGCCGCAGGGCGGCGTCGAAGGGGTGGTCGACGATGTTCAGCCCGGTGGCGGCGGCGCCCTGCCCGACGACCTTGAGCGAATCGGTCTGCTCGATCGTCCCGTCGGTCTCGACGACGACCAGGGACGACGGTGTCAGGCCGACGGACTCGCTGGCCGAGGCGCCGCCCATCAGCAGGTTGACGATCTCCTGGAACAGGCGTACGACGGTCCGCCCGCTGTCGGCGTACCAGAGGTCGAAGATCGTGACGAGCCAGTCCCCGTAGGGGGTGCCGGCGTCGGGGAAACGGCCGGGCGGCGGGAACTCCCAGGTGCCGTGGGGGAGGAGGAAGTCGATCGCGGGCGGCTCGAAGCGGAGCAGCGACTCGTAGGTCTCGGCGGGGTCGTTGGCCAGGTCCACGGTGCACAGCAGGCCGCTGTAGAGGTGCCGGAACGGCGGGCTGCGCAGCAGGTCGAGCGCGGCGGCCACGGCGTCGTAGCTGCTGTCGCCGTTGCGGTAGCGCCGGTTGCGGTCGTTGGCCCGCCGGCCGCCGTCGAGGCTGAGGCCCACGCTGACGTCGAGGTCGCGGAAGGAACGCAGGGTGTCCTCGTCCAGCAGAACTCCGTTGGTCTGGACGGCGGTGTCCACGCGGATATAGGGACCGACCGCAGCCCGTACGGTTTCCACAATTTTGCGGAGGTATGTGGATCCGGCGAGAAGTGGCTCACCGCCGTGCAAGATCAACCGTATGGTCGACAGCCTGTGCTCGGCGGCGTGCTCGGCGATACGTTCCGCGGCGGCGGTGACGAGCCGGGGCGCCATGATTTTGGGCCGCGTCCGCCAGCTCTGGTCCGCGAGATTGTAGACGTAGCAGTAGTCGCAGGCGAGATTGCAGCGGCTGTGCACTTTCAGCAGGAATTGCCGGAAGGGATGCGGCCGCCAGCCGTTATCCAGCAATTCACGCACGTCGAGAGTGGCGGGCCACTCTCGCGCCGGGTCGTCCCCCTGATGGGTCAAGCTGGAAACACCCCGCACCGCCGGAAATATCGGAGTGATTCACGATGCTAGCTGACACTTAGCCAATTGTGGAGAATGGCATTTGGTCAGGCGTCGCGGCGGTGCAGCACCAGGGCGCCCAGGGCGAGGGCGGCGGCGGCCCAGGCGGCGAGGACGCCGAGACCGGCCCAAGGGGTGAGCGGGAGCGCGGCGGCGTCCGTGGTGGCCTGGACGGCGAGGCCCGCGTCCACCGGCGACACCGTCCTGAGCAGGCGCTGGACGTCCTCGTCGGCGACCAGGCGCACCGCCAGGGGGAACAGGTAGAGCAGGCCGAGCACGACCCCGGTGGCGGCGGCCGGGTCGCGCACGGCGGCCGCGACCCCCACGCCGAGCAGCGCGACCAGGCCGAGGTAGAGCACCGACCCGGCGGCGGCGCGCAGGGTGGGGCCGTCGAGCAGCGACAGCGGCGGGTAGCCGTGCCCCGGGGTGAAGCCGCCGCCCGGCAGGAGCAGCCGCCCGGCCAGCACCGACCCCGGCACCGCGACGGCTCCCGCGGCCAGCGCCAGGCCGGTGACGACGGCGGCCTTGGCGGCCAGCAGCACGCCCCGGCGCGGCACCGCGGCCAGGCTGGTGCGGATCATGCCGCTGCCGTACTCGCCGCAGACCGCCAGCACGGACAGCAGGGCGACCAGGGCCTGGCCGAGCCGCACGCCGGTCAGGGCCACCCGGGTGGCGTCGTGGCCGCAGCCGGCCGCGTCACAGCGGACGACCGCCGCCGCCAGCGCGCTCAGGGCGACGGTCAGCACGACCGTCGCGGCCGGCAGCCAGGCGAGGCCCGGCACGGTGCGGAGCTTCGTCCACTCCGCGAGCGTCGCCCGTCTCACACGTCCTCCCTGTTCAGGCGGCGTACGGCGAGGGCGAGCACCAGGACCGCGTACCCGCAGAGCACGGCGAACCCGGCCCAGGGCGGCAGCGGATAGAAGCCGCCCGCCGGCGCGTGGTGGCCGAGCACCTGCGGGTACTCCGGAATGCTCTGCTGGACGGCGAAGCCCGCCGCCGGCGTCACCCGCAGCAGCCAGTCCGCGATCGGCTCGGGCAGCACGGACGTGGTCGCGAGCACGTACGGCACCAGGACCGCCGCCACGGCCGCGATGACCGCCGCCGCGCCGCTCCGCAGCAGCGCGCCGAACGCGAGGGCGAGCACGGCGCTCACCGCCAGCACCCCCGCCACGCCCGCGACCACCCGCAGCTCGGTCAGCGTGGACACCGGCAGGAGATGGACGCCGTTGCCCGCGAGGACGCGCCGGGCGAGCGGCAGCGTGACCGCGGTGGCGGCGAGCGAGGCGGCGAAGGTCGCCCCCAGGACCACGACGGCCTTGGCCGCGAGCACCCGGCCGCGCCGCGGGCTCGCCAGCAGCGTCGTGCGGACCAGCCCGCGCCGGTACTCGGCGGTCACGGACAGCACGCCCACGACGATCACGGCGACCAGCGCGAACATCGCGCCCGCCAGGGTGTTCTCGACGGTGCTCCCGACCGTCAGGGGGGCGATGTCGCCCACGCCGGTGATCGTGTACGTGCCGCCGGACTCCCGGAAGCCGCCCGGATGGTGCGGCGAGCCGTCGAGCTCGTAGGAGACGCCGACGTCGTCGAGGGCGAACGGCCCGGCGGTGCCCGCCCCGCGCACGCCGAGCCGGTCCATGACGGCGGTGACCTCGGAGAAGCGGGAGGCGACGGTGGACCCGCCGGCGGCGTTGCCGCTGACCCGCACGTCGCCGGGGGAGGCGGCGAACAGGCCGACGCGGGCCTGCGCCGGCAGCCCAGGCATGCGGACGGCGGCGACCTTCGTCCACCGGACGCCGTCGGCGGACTCCTCGCCGGTGACCGTGTCGCCCGCCCGCGTCAGGCGCAGCCAGCGGGGGGTGGACGGGGTGACCTGGCCCGGCAGCCCGGCCACGTCCTCGGTGAAGTCGTGCTGCATGCGGACGCCGTGCTCGGCGGTGACCATGACGGCGGCGTAGGAGGCGCCCTGCCGGGTGCTCGCCCTGATCATGAGGCCGGCCCTGGCCCACGGGGTCATGGCCGCGGCGACGTTCCGCACGCCGGGCACGGCGTCGGGGAGGCGGATCTGACCGGACATCGCGCTCACCCGCACGGTGATCGAGCCGTCGCCGGTCAGGGGCCGGTGGGCGAAGAAGAAATGGTCCTCGACGGCCTCGCCGCCGGGACCGCGCGGCGGGACCGGGCAGGCCACCTCGACCGGCCCCTTCGAGCAGGAGGCGTGGCTGCCGGCCGCCGACAGCAGGCCGAGCCCGGCGACGAGCAGCGCCGCGAGCACCAGCCCGACCGGCCCGCCGGGGGCGGTGCGGAACTTTGTCCACTCGGCGTGGACGAGCCGGGCGAACCCGTCCCGCCCGGCCGTGCCGAGCGGCGAGCGGTAGGGGGCGGTCGCGGTCATCGGGCGGCCCCCCGGTACTCGACGGCGTCCCTGGTCAGATCCAGGTACGCCGCCTCCAGCGTGGCCCGGTGCGCGGACACCTCCGCGAACGGCACCTCGCGCGCCGTCAGCAGCCGGACGACCTGCTCGGCTCCCGGACCGTCCACGACGAGCGTCTCCCGGTCCTCCACGGTCACCGTGGCCCCGGCCTCGGCCAGGGCCCGCATGGCCGCCTCGCGGGCCGTCGTGCGCAGGCGTACCCGGCCGCCGGAGGCGCGGGCGATGAGGTCGGCCACGCTCGTGTCCGCCACCACCCGTCCCCGTCCCGCTACCACGAGGTGCCCGGCGGTGTCCTCCAGCTCGCTCATCAGGTGGCTGGAGACCAGCACCGCCCGCCCCTCGGCGGCCAGCGCGCGCAGGAAGCCGCGCATCCACACGATGCCCTCGGGGTCGAGGCCGTTGAACGGCTCGTCCAGCAGCAGCACCGGCGGATCGCCGAGCATCGCGGCGGCGATGCCGAGCCGCTGGCGCATCCCGAGCGAGTAGCCGCCCGCCCGGCGGCGGGCCGCCGCGCCGAGCCCCGACAGCTCCAGCACCTCGTCCACCCGGCGGGCGCCGAGGCCCTGGGAGTGGGCGAGCCACAGGAGGTGGTGGCGGCCGGTGCGGCCCGGCTGGAGGGCGGCGGCGTCCAGCAGCGCGCCGACGTGCCTGAGCGGGGTGCGCAGGCTCGCGTACGGGCGCCCGCCCACCAGGGCGTGGCCCTCGTCGGGGGCGTCCAGGGCGAGCACCACGCGCATGGTGGTGGACTTGCCCGCGCCGTTCGGGCCGACGAAGCCCGTGACGTGGCCGGGGCGGACCGTGAAGGTCATCCCGTCCAGGGCCTGTTTCGCGCCGAACCGCTTGCGCAGGCCGGAGACTTCGATGGTTGCTTCCACGGCTC is part of the Nonomuraea coxensis DSM 45129 genome and encodes:
- a CDS encoding HEXXH motif domain-containing protein gives rise to the protein MRPRQHRLPGDVLDRLAGGGGGAVGARHLVAAERSKLKLLTLLMVRLAAETRHPQAEAAEHAYELLAEAERKQPAAVRDVLGHPSVGAWLHATVRALDDAARLPLGPAQLGAVALVAALKAGLPCRAEVPAPGGVITLPSLGQVVLPPGGPESADLRVHADGQVEGEGLILRPDGREQPHWRPLRRLTAGDLDLLLDDLDPARWSAATVIEGRLPDDELRAWRTSLASAWDLLLRQHWTTAAETREIVRVLTPIKGPDWGMDSATTGDRFGTIAMSTPPDGRWLASTIAHEIQHAKLGAVLDVVRLLEPDEGRYYAPWRPDPRPLAGLLQGAYAYLGVSGFWRRQRAAEPDLRPHVEFARWRRSAYEVTGVLLDSGRLTGTGRRFLTGMRRTLAAWQDEPVPAEALRVARQEAETHRAAWLARAAGPGATG
- a CDS encoding ATP-binding cassette domain-containing protein, with amino-acid sequence MEATIEVSGLRKRFGAKQALDGMTFTVRPGHVTGFVGPNGAGKSTTMRVVLALDAPDEGHALVGGRPYASLRTPLRHVGALLDAAALQPGRTGRHHLLWLAHSQGLGARRVDEVLELSGLGAAARRRAGGYSLGMRQRLGIAAAMLGDPPVLLLDEPFNGLDPEGIVWMRGFLRALAAEGRAVLVSSHLMSELEDTAGHLVVAGRGRVVADTSVADLIARASGGRVRLRTTAREAAMRALAEAGATVTVEDRETLVVDGPGAEQVVRLLTAREVPFAEVSAHRATLEAAYLDLTRDAVEYRGAAR
- a CDS encoding FxsB family cyclophane-forming radical SAM/SPASM peptide maturase, whose translation is MRGVSSLTHQGDDPAREWPATLDVRELLDNGWRPHPFRQFLLKVHSRCNLACDYCYVYNLADQSWRTRPKIMAPRLVTAAAERIAEHAAEHRLSTIRLILHGGEPLLAGSTYLRKIVETVRAAVGPYIRVDTAVQTNGVLLDEDTLRSFRDLDVSVGLSLDGGRRANDRNRRYRNGDSSYDAVAAALDLLRSPPFRHLYSGLLCTVDLANDPAETYESLLRFEPPAIDFLLPHGTWEFPPPGRFPDAGTPYGDWLVTIFDLWYADSGRTVVRLFQEIVNLLMGGASASESVGLTPSSLVVVETDGTIEQTDSLKVVGQGAAATGLNIVDHPFDAALRHPGMIARQLGRDALSDTCVACRFGRVCGAGLYPHRYRPGAGFRNPSVYCPDLYHLIGHIRSRLVGDLRRAAR
- a CDS encoding ABC transporter permease subunit; translation: MRRATLAEWTKLRTVPGLAWLPAATVVLTVALSALAAAVVRCDAAGCGHDATRVALTGVRLGQALVALLSVLAVCGEYGSGMIRTSLAAVPRRGVLLAAKAAVVTGLALAAGAVAVPGSVLAGRLLLPGGGFTPGHGYPPLSLLDGPTLRAAAGSVLYLGLVALLGVGVAAAVRDPAAATGVVLGLLYLFPLAVRLVADEDVQRLLRTVSPVDAGLAVQATTDAAALPLTPWAGLGVLAAWAAAALALGALVLHRRDA
- a CDS encoding ABC transporter permease subunit, with product MTATAPYRSPLGTAGRDGFARLVHAEWTKFRTAPGGPVGLVLAALLVAGLGLLSAAGSHASCSKGPVEVACPVPPRGPGGEAVEDHFFFAHRPLTGDGSITVRVSAMSGQIRLPDAVPGVRNVAAAMTPWARAGLMIRASTRQGASYAAVMVTAEHGVRMQHDFTEDVAGLPGQVTPSTPRWLRLTRAGDTVTGEESADGVRWTKVAAVRMPGLPAQARVGLFAASPGDVRVSGNAAGGSTVASRFSEVTAVMDRLGVRGAGTAGPFALDDVGVSYELDGSPHHPGGFRESGGTYTITGVGDIAPLTVGSTVENTLAGAMFALVAVIVVGVLSVTAEYRRGLVRTTLLASPRRGRVLAAKAVVVLGATFAASLAATAVTLPLARRVLAGNGVHLLPVSTLTELRVVAGVAGVLAVSAVLALAFGALLRSGAAAVIAAVAAVLVPYVLATTSVLPEPIADWLLRVTPAAGFAVQQSIPEYPQVLGHHAPAGGFYPLPPWAGFAVLCGYAVLVLALAVRRLNREDV